One Rhodoferax sp. GW822-FHT02A01 genomic window, CCTGTGGGCGTGTTGAAGTGGTAGGAAAGCAGCAACCCGCTGGCTGCTGCAGCCATCGCTTGCGCACTGGCGTTGACCAGTTGTGCTGGCAGGCTGTCATGCCAGAGCCGGGCGGACACGGCGGGCAGCATCATCAGGCCGACCGCCATTAACGTGCCCAGGGTCTGGAAGCCTGCCACCAGGTTCAGCACCACCAGAATCAGAAAGCCTTGCTGCCATAGCCAGCCGCGGCGCCCCGAGGCCGCCAGAAACAGCGGATCAAAGCTCTCCAGCACCAGCCCCCGGTAGAGCACGGCCAACGCCACTAGGCTGAGGCTGGCAACGCCAACCACCCACTGCAAGCCCGCCCCATCCACACCCAGCGCGCTGCCAAAGAGGATGTGCAGCAAGTCCAGCTGGCTGCCCTGGCGAGAAATCAACACCACCCCCAGAGCCAGCGCGACAAGGTACATGGCCGTCAGACTGGCGTCTTCCTTGAGCGTGGTGACATTGCTGACCACGCCTGCCACCGCCACCACGGCAATCCCAGCCAACACGCCCCCCAGTGCCATGGCGGACAAGGACAGCCCGCACAGCATGAAGCCCATGGCCACGCCCGGCAACACCGCGTGGCTGAGCGCGTCCCCCAACAGACTCATGCGGCGCAAGGTCAGGAACACGCCCAGCGGCGCAGCACTCATCGAGAGCGCCATGCTGGCCACCAGCGCGCGACGCATGAAAGCAAATTCGGCAAACGGGCCGACCGCCAAATCCCACAGACTCTGGACCATGGATGTCATGCGCCCACCGCCCTTGGCGTTCCCCAGGCGCCCTCGTGGGTTGCACCGGCGCCATCGGATTCCCAGGATTCCGCCAGGCGGCGTACACGCTGCAGATGCACGTCCTGCAGAACGTCCGAAGTCTTGCCCCAGGCCACGACCTCGCGTGCCAGCAGCAGGGTTTGTGGAAAGTGCAGGCGTGCCTGCACTTCATCATGGATCACGGCAACCACGGTGCGCTGCTGCGCATGCCACTGCGCCACGATCTCCAGCAGTGTTTGCGTGGTGCGGCCATCTACGGCGTTGAAGGGCTCATCCAGCAGGATGAGCGGCGCATCCTGCACCAGCAGCCGCGCAAACAAAGCCCGCTGCAACTGCCCGCTTGACAGCGTTCCGATAGCGCGCTGCTCCACCCCCTCCAGACCCACGGTATGCAAAGCCTGGTCCACACGTGCACGCAGGTCGGCATCGATACGCCGCACAGCGCCTGCGGCACCCCATGCGCCCAGCATGACGCAGTCGCGCACATGGATGGGAAAACTGCGGTCTATCTCCGCCAGCTGCGGCAGATAAGCGACTCGACTGATCGGCACGCTCAGTTGCAGCATGCCCGAGCGCAGAGGCAAGGCGCCCACCAGGGCCTTGAGCAAGCTGCTCTTGCCTGCCCCATTGGGGCCCATCACCGCAGTGAGCGAGCCCGCCGCAAAAAAACCGCTGACTTGCTGCAAGGCAGTCTGGCGGCGGTAGCCCACACACAAGTTGTCCAGACGGATCATGGTGCAAGCGGCGCATTCGCCCAGTTCACGGCCAGCCACAACAGCATCAACAGCGGCGCCACCGCCGCGATGCGCAACCAGGCTGGCCAGGCCAGAAACGAAGGCGCACGGAGAAAGAAAGACAAGGGTTTAGAGCTCATTACGAGACGATCTTTACAAGGGCTTGATAAATATCCGGAGGCAGATTCATAGAATTGCAATCAAATTGCGTTAAAGTCTAACGCAAATATGTTGCTTTAATTTTTATACGCAACTTTGTTGCGTTACTTTACATTCCCGCCATGACCAAGTTGAAGCCGCCCGCCAAAGCCGAAGACCCCATCGACGCCCTGCTCAGCGCCCACGGCTTGCGCAAGACCGCCACCGGGCGCCTGGTGCTGGGCTGGTTTCTGGCACATCCGGATACCAGCTACACGCATGCCCAGTTGCTGGCGGCCTTGACGGAAGACGTATCCACCGAGCTGGACCGCGTCACGCTGTACCGGCTGATTGATCGCCTGACCCAGGTCGGCCTGCTGCTGTGCCGCGTGGATGTGAACCGCGTGCGGCGCTTCCAGGCCATGCCCGCCAGCGTGCATGCCATCCCCCACTTCGAGTGCCAGAGCTGCCACCGCGACAGCCCTCTGGCCGGAGCGCTCAAGGCCAGTGCCAACGACCTGGAGCGCGCCGCGCAAAACGCGCTGGAGGCCCTGCGCGCACTGGGCTACCAGGGCTACAGCATGGACTTTGCCGTACGTGGCGTCTGTGCCGACTGCGCCACCGGAGCTGCCTCGTGATACAGACCTCCAACCTCACATACAGCTATCCGGGCAGCAGCCCTATCCAGTTTCCCGACATCGACGTGACGCAAGGCAGAGTCGTGTTGCTCAGCGGCCCCTCGGGTTGCGGCAAATCCACATGGCTCGCGCTGGTCGCCGCACTGGTCAAGCCCAGCGCAGGCAGCCTCACGGTGGCTAGTCAGGCGCTGGGCAATCTCAGTGGTGTAGCCGCCGATGCCTGGCGCGCGACCACCATCGGCTTTCTGCCGCAAAAGCTGCACCTGAGCGCAGCGCTCACGGTAGCGCAGAACTTGGCCATGGCCCAGTGGGCCGCCGGTCAGGCAGAGGACACGAGCCGCATCCGCTCCACGCTGCAAGCCCTGGGCGTGGCAGACCTTGGCGCACGCAAACCCTCGCAACTCTCCGGTGGCCAGGCGCAGCGCGTGGCGCTGGCGCGCGCCGTGCTTCTGCAACCCAAGGTGATACTGGCCGACGAACCCACTGCCAGCCTGGATGATGAAGCCGCCGCCTCAGCCGTGGAAATGCTGGTACAGACCGCAAGGCAATTCGGCGCCACTCTGGTGATTGCCACCCACGACGGGCGCGTTGCACCCATGATCCAGCCCGCACCCGACGGACAACCCGGCTTTACCGCCCTGAAGCTCACCCGCCAGACCGAAGGTGCCGCAGCATGAAGACCATTGCACTCTCCTGGCGCTACCTCTGGTCCCGCCCACTGGGCGCGTCGCTCAACGTGCTGCTGCTCAGCCTGGGCCTGGCCTCCATCACCTTCTTGCTGCTGGTCAGCTTCCAACTGAACAAGGCCTTTGACAAGGACCTGGCCGGCATCGACGTGGTGGTGGGTGCCAAGGGTAGCCCCATGCAGCTGATTCTGTGCGGCGTGTTCCATATCGATGTGCCACCGGGCAACATACCGCTCAAGGCGGTCAAGGCGCTGCAGCAGAACCCGATGGTGGCGTCTGTCATCCCCATCAGCCTGGGGGACAACCTGCGCGGCTTTCGCATCGTGGGCAGCTCGCATGAATATGTGGACCACTACGGTGCCACGCTGGCACAGGGGCGCACCTGGGACGCGCCCATGCAGGTGGTGGTTGGCTCCATCGTGGCCCGCAAGCTCGGCATCCAGGTGGGCAACACCTTTGTGGGCTCGCATGGTCTGGGCGCTGGCGGCCACTTGCACGGTGACCACCCCTACACCGTAGTCGGCATATTGCAGCCCAGCGGCACCGTGATCGACCGTCTGATCGTGACCGACACCGCATCGGTGTGGAAGGTGCACGAGGACTACACCGCTGTGGACGACGAAGACCGCAAGATCATGGAAGACGAGCGCGAAGTCACCATGGCCCTCATCCAGTACAAGACACCGCTGGCCGCCATGAGCTTCCCGCGCATGGTCAACACCACCACCGAGATGCAGGCCGCCGCACCCGCCGTGGAAATATCGCGCCTACTCAACATGCTGGGCATTGGCACCGACGTGCTGCGCGCCTTTGCCGGCGTGCTGCTGCTGACCGCGGGCCTGAGCGTGTTCATTGCATTGTGGAGCGCCGTGCGTGAGCGCCGCTCAGACCTGGCTCTGCTGCGCATGCTGGGTGCACCACCGGCCAAGATTGCTGCGTTGCTGATGGGCGAGGCGCTATGGCTGGGCGTGCTGTCGGCCGTGATAGGCGTGGCCGCCGGTCAGGGGCTCACCGCGCTGATCGGCTGGATGCTGCAGCTCGACAACTCGCTGCTGATTGGTGGCATGGTCTGGCCCATCGAATTGCTGTGGGTGCCCGCAATGGCTTGCGGCGTATCACTGGCCGCAGCCATCCTGCCGGCAGTGGGCGCCTACCGTGTAAGTGTTCTGGAACTTCTTCAATCAAGGTGAACTATGAAATCCTGGCTTCTGATCTTCGCTTCGTTGGCCCTGTCGGCGCACGCATTCGCGGCAACGCCTGAACTCAGCCAGGAGACGCTGGACGACATTGCCAAGCACGAACGCATTGCCGCCGCCCACACCGAAGCTGCCAAGTGCCTGCGATCCGGCAAGCCTGATGAGGTTTGCGAAGGCGCACTGCTGGCCGCATGCAAGGGCATTGCGTTTGGGAAGTTCTGTGGGATGAAGCACTAAGGGCTGGTCGTGCCTCTGGGGCTGATGGAAGTGAAGGGTTTCATTGCCCTCTCACGACTGTCACCCAAGAGCTAAGAGTCCCGAATGGCCGCTGACAGCGTGTCGGCCAATACCCGCGCCATGTCGTGGATCTTGTCCCCTTTGCGCACGATCAGGCCCAGGGTCCGCGTGATGGCCGGGTCGACCAATGGCACGCCCATGAGTCCGGGGTGAAGCTGGGCATCCAACGCCAGGCCCGGAATGATGGCAATGCCCAGTCCGGCAGCCACCAGATTGATGGCCCCCGTGACGTGGTTGATTTCATACTGGATGGTCGGTCTCTTGCTGGTTTTTGCAAAAGCACTGTCTATGAGCAAACGGTTGCCGCTGGTGCTGGAGACGGAAACCAAAGGCTCCTTTTCAAGCTGCCGCCAAGCGACTGTCTTGCGCCGCGCCAATGCATGCTCCTTGGGGACTACGACAACATAGCGCTCTGCCCGGATGGCCGTAAAGTCCAGTTCAGCCTCCTGGCTTCCAAGAAAGCTCAAGCCAAAATCTGCCAGCCCTTCCCGTACGCTGTCTAGCACTGTTTGCGCACTTTCATCGATCACTTTGACACGCACAGACGGATAGGTCCTGGCGAAGTCCTTTAGGACCGATGGAAGCAAATGATTGGCCACCGAGGGAACGCAGGCGATGGTCACCTTGCCGGTGCGCGCGACCGCTCTGGCTTCCAAGCCCTGGTAGGCACGCTCCAGTTCATCGATGACCGCTTGCGCATGGGACAAAAACTGGCGCCCGGCATCGGTCAGGGACACCCTGCGCGTGGTTCGTTCCAGCAATTGGCATTTCAAGTCCTTCTCCAACTTGTCAATACGCCGACTCAAGGCTGGCTGCGAAATAAACAGACTCTCTGACGCCGCCCGGAAGCTGGACTTCTGGGCAACCGCTAGGAAGGCTTGAAGTTCGCCGATTTCTGTATTAATGCGCATAACACATCAATATATCAAATTAATGCAATTGTGTTTTCAATTGCGGCCACGCATCATCCGCCCCCAAGCCACATACAAGCACAAAAGGAGATGACATGAAACTTGGGCTCAAGCGTGGACGCACGGCGCGTCTTCTATTCCTGGCAATGGCACCGGCAATGGTGTCACTTGGTTTTGCAGACGAAATCCATGTGGCAAGCTCCGGCGGATTTGCCGCTGCATATCGCGCACTGGCTCCCGGCTTTGAAGCGCGCACGGGACACAAACTGGTCGCGGTGTGGGGTCCATCGATGGGTGAGACCAGCGGCGCAATCCCCAAACGTCTGGAGCGCGGAGAGCCAATAGACGTGGTCATCATGGTGGGCGATGCCCTGGACAAGCTTGTCCAGCAAGGCCGCGTCGAAGATACCAGCCACCGCCTGCTGGCCAACTCAAAGATTGGCGTCGCAGTGCCTGCGGGATCAGCCAAGCCCAATGTGAGTACCGTGGAGGGTCTGAAACAGGCTCTGCTGAATGCGCGCTCCATTGCCTACTCCGACAGCGCGAGTGGCGAGTACCTCTCGAAAGTCTTGTTCCCACGCCTGGGTATTGCTGACCAAATCAAGGGCAAAAGTCGCATGATCCCGGCCGAACCCGTGGCACAGGTAGTGGCACGCGGCGAGGCGGATCTTGGCTTCCAGCAGGTCAGCGAACTGCTGCCGATTCCAGGAATTGACTTCATCGGTGAGATCCCCGAAGAAACACAGCAACTCACGCCATTCTCTGCCGGCATCGTGGCCAATTCCAAAGAGCACGCGCCAGCGCAGGCTTTGATCGACTACCTCACATCCAACGAGGTAGCCCCCACCATCCGGAAGACCGGCCTCACGCCCGCCGCTTCCACAGCACACTGAATGAGGTCACCATGACAGATATCCAAAAACCTGCGCAATCCAGACTGTCAACCGTGTTGCGGGTGACGAGCGGCAACTTCCTGGAGATGTTTGATTTCTTTCTGTATGGTTTTTACGCCACCTACATCTCCAAAACCTTTTTCCCCAGCAATGACGAGTATGCGTCGCTCATCCTGACCTTTGCCACATTCGGGGCCGGCTTTCTGATGCGGCCTCTGGGGGCTGTGATTCTGGGCAGCTATATAGACCGGATCGGGCGCCGCAAGGGGCTCATCGTCACGCTGGGCATCATGGCTCTGGGTACCGTGCTGATTGCCTTTGTGCCCGGCTACGCGACCATAGGCATTGCTGCGCCCATTCTGGTCCTGATTGGCCGCTTGCTGCAGGGCTTCTCTGCCGGCGTGGAGCTCGGCGGTGTATCGGTCTACCTGTCCGAAATGGCCTCCCCTGGCAACCGAGGCTTCTATGTCAGCTGGCAGTCCGCGAGCCAGCAGGTCGCCATCATGGCTTCAGCCATCATCGGATACCTGCTGAGCCAATGGCTGACTCCTGCCCAAATTGGCGCATGGGGTTGGCGCGTGCCATTCTTCATCGGCTGCATGATCGTTCCGGTGATATTTGTAATCCGTCGCTCACTGCAGGAAACCGATGAATTCCTGGCGCGAAAGCACCATCCTACCTTCAAGGAAATCCTGCAATCCATCGGTGCCAACTGGCGCATCGTGCTGGCCGGCATGATGATGGTGGTGATGACCACCGTGTCGTTCTACCTGATCACGGTCTACACACCCACCTTTGGCAAGAGCGTGCTCAAGCTCAGTACTGCCGACAGCCTGCTCACCACATTTTGTGTCGGTATGTCGAACTTTTTCTGGCTGCCCGTCATGGGCGCGCTGTCAGACAAGGTGGGACGCAAGAAAATTCTGGTGACCTTTACCCTGCTGCCCATATTGACTGCCTATCCCATCCTGTCCTGGCTGGTGGCCAACATCAGCTTTGAGAACCTGCTGGTGACCGAACTGTGGCTCTCCTTCATGTACGCCAGCTACAACGGCGCAGCGGTGGTTGCACTCACAGAAGTGATGCCGGTCCATGTGCGCACCGTAGGCTTTTCGCTGGCCTACAGTCTGGCGACTGCCATATTTGGCGGATTCACTCCCATGCTGTCGACCTGGTTGATTGAGGTCAGCGGCGACAAGGCGGCGCCCGGCTACTGGATGACCTTTGCCGCAGCCTGCGGTCTGGCCTCGGTCTTCATGCTGTACGGGCGCCGTCGCGTTGCGAGGGTTGCGGTTGCAGCGTAAGGTTGCGAAACGGCGGAGTGTTTGACACAAACCCAAGGGGGGCACCAATCGCTGCGAGTCTGCAGCAAGCCTTTGTCTATTCAATGGCCGATCATCTAGCTCCTGCTTACTAGCCAGGGGGCTAGCGTCGAACAGGCAAATCACCAACTCCACAAATGCACATTGCGCATCTGCGCAATGTGTTTCGTGCATACATGGTGCGGCGGCAATCTTAGAATCCGCGCGATGAACAAATCCAGCAGGAACAATCGCACGACGGAGCCATCCCACATGCAGGACATACTTGCACAAATTAGCGATGAAGCACGCGCCCTGTTTGGCCAAGGCAAGGTGGCAAGCTACATACCTGCCCTTGCCAAGGTCAATCCCCGTCAATTTGGCATCGCAGTGGCCTTCACTGATGGGCAAACCTGTTCGGTGGGCGATGCCAACGTTCCATTCTCCTTGCAAAGTATCTCCAAACTCTTCACGTTTGTGCTTGCACTCAAGGCCATTGGCGATGATGTCTGGAAGCGGGTCGGCCGCGAACCCTCTGGAGCTGCCTTCAATTCCATGGTGCAACTCGAGACGGAGCACGGAATCCCGCGTAACCCATTCATCAATGCGGGTGCACTGGTTATAACGGACATTTTGACCAGCCACTACGCGCATCTGGACTACGCACTTTTGGGTGCACTGCGCAAGTTGGCCGATGCACCCATGCTCAACTGGAACACCGAGGTTGCCAAATCAGAGCGTGGCACCTCACACCGCAACATGGCCATGGCCTATTTCATGAAGAGTTGTGGGAACTTCCACAACGCACCGGAACTGGTGCTGGACAACTATTGTCGGCAATGTGCCGTTGAGATGAACTGCGTTCAGCTCGCTCAAGCCACCATGTTCCTCGCCCACAGTGGTCGCAACCTGGGCCAGAGCGGGCAAGCAAATGCGCAGTTCCTGAATGCAGATGATGCCCGCCGGGTCAACGCCCTGCTGCTCACCTGTGGTGCCTACGACGCGGCCGGAGACTATGCCTACCGCATCGGGCTTCCAGTGAAAACCGGAGTGGGTGGAGGCATCGTGGCGGTGGCACCCGGCATCGGAACGATCGCAGTCTGGGCGCCGGAGCTCGACGCAAAAGGAAACTCCGTCTTGGGAGGATTTGCATTGGAGCGCCTGGTGGAACTTACCCGCTGGACGCCGCACGCAACGTGAGCAAATGAAGCTGGTCACTCCGGCCGCACGCCAAGGCAAAAGCTCGTAAATATGGATCTGGTTGCAGGTATCAGACCATGAGCGCAGCCCTATTGGGCACAGTGATTAAACCTGCGCATTGCAAAACTGCAAACAGGCTCTCAGCCCACTTCCATTGGCAATGGTATCTAGAGAAACCTTGGCGCCAGTGCGCTCGGCAAAGGCTCGAACAATCGACAATCCCAGGCCACTTCCCTGCGAGTCGTGGTTGTCAATGCGGAAGAATCGTTCGAAGACCTTTTCCCGTAGCTCAGGAGCAATTCCTGGTCCACTGTCCTCCACTACCAATGTGCTTGTGTCCTGCGTCGAGTGAAGACGAACCGTTACATGACCACCGCTTGGGGTATAGCGAATGGCGTTATCCACCAGATTCATCACCATTTCACTGATCACCAGGGAACGCCCTTGCACGACCGCCCCATCTCCATGATCCTCGAATCCCAGATCGATGTTCTTTTCCTGTGACAGCCCTGCGAGATTCTCAAGCACCTCCTGCACAACTACCGTCAGTTGGGTAGTTTCCGAACTAGCTCCGTCCTTGTTTTGATCCAGCGTCTGCGCCAGCGATAGCGACAGCAGCTGATTTACCAATCGAATGGCACGGCTCAAAGTGCGCCTGGCCGCGGCCAGGGATTCGGTATGTCCAACGCCCTGGCTGTTGCGCATGGCATAGCTCAATTGCGTACTTAACACTGCAAATGGAGTCCGTAGTTGATGCGCCGCATTCTGTATAAATACTTCGTGGGTATTGACGTGCTCCTCCAATCTTCGAATGTAGTCGTTCAGCGAGTCCACGAGCGGCGTCAATTCGTTGGGTAATTCATGCGCAATCACGGGCTCGAGCGTACCCGGCTTGCGTGAATGAATCACGTCACGCAGGCGGCGCAAAGGCAGCAATCCACGGTTCAACCCAAACACGATGAGCACCATGGTCATTGCCAGAATGAAAAGCTGTGGAACTACCGATTGAAGCCAAAGCTTGTGAATCAGTTGCTGTCTTGCATTGGTGGTCTGCGCAACCTCTACCACCGCTGGCGCTGCAGTCGGATTGCCAATGACGGGCTGCCAAAGTGCCACGACTCGTACGTCCTTGCCACGCATCTGGCTGTTGAAAAAGAAGGGCGTATCCTGTGGAGCAGTGACTTCCGGTCGCGCCAGATCGGTGTATCCAGACAGCAATTGGCCGCCTTCAACGGTGACCTTGTAGAAAATCCGATCCACATCTTCCGACTGAAACAGTTCAAGTGCGGCAGGCGGAATCAAGTGTTGAAATGACCCGTCTTCAAATCGAATCTGCTCTGCGATGATGCGCGCAGATCCCTGTAACAGTCGATCCTGAACTACGGTGGCAGTTTGTACTGCGCTGCGATAGTTGACCCACATGTTCAGGCCCACAGCCCCTAGCAAAGGGAAAAGCACCCACGTTAGCAACTTGCCTTTGAGACTACGTGTCATGACCGGTTGCGCGCAACAAATAGCCAAGGCCGCGCAACGTGACAATGCGCACATTGCTGGAATCCAATTTCTTCCGCAGACGGTGCACATAAATTTCAATGGCATCCACCGAGGTCTCATCGCTCAAGGAAAAAATGCTCTGTGCCAGCGCCGCCTTCGATACCGTGCTGCCCTCTTTGCGCATCAGAATCTCCAAGACACCTCGTTCACGCGGCGTAAGAGACAAGGGCTGATGTGCAATCGCAAACTCACGGCTATTGGTGTCATAACTTAGATTTCCGC contains:
- a CDS encoding LysR family transcriptional regulator, which gives rise to MRINTEIGELQAFLAVAQKSSFRAASESLFISQPALSRRIDKLEKDLKCQLLERTTRRVSLTDAGRQFLSHAQAVIDELERAYQGLEARAVARTGKVTIACVPSVANHLLPSVLKDFARTYPSVRVKVIDESAQTVLDSVREGLADFGLSFLGSQEAELDFTAIRAERYVVVVPKEHALARRKTVAWRQLEKEPLVSVSSTSGNRLLIDSAFAKTSKRPTIQYEINHVTGAINLVAAGLGIAIIPGLALDAQLHPGLMGVPLVDPAITRTLGLIVRKGDKIHDMARVLADTLSAAIRDS
- a CDS encoding Fur family transcriptional regulator, which encodes MTKLKPPAKAEDPIDALLSAHGLRKTATGRLVLGWFLAHPDTSYTHAQLLAALTEDVSTELDRVTLYRLIDRLTQVGLLLCRVDVNRVRRFQAMPASVHAIPHFECQSCHRDSPLAGALKASANDLERAAQNALEALRALGYQGYSMDFAVRGVCADCATGAAS
- a CDS encoding metal ABC transporter permease encodes the protein MTSMVQSLWDLAVGPFAEFAFMRRALVASMALSMSAAPLGVFLTLRRMSLLGDALSHAVLPGVAMGFMLCGLSLSAMALGGVLAGIAVVAVAGVVSNVTTLKEDASLTAMYLVALALGVVLISRQGSQLDLLHILFGSALGVDGAGLQWVVGVASLSLVALAVLYRGLVLESFDPLFLAASGRRGWLWQQGFLILVVLNLVAGFQTLGTLMAVGLMMLPAVSARLWHDSLPAQLVNASAQAMAAAASGLLLSYHFNTPTGPTIIGCCGALYGVSLVLAPGGWLQRAAPLRARPA
- a CDS encoding substrate-binding domain-containing protein, translated to MKLGLKRGRTARLLFLAMAPAMVSLGFADEIHVASSGGFAAAYRALAPGFEARTGHKLVAVWGPSMGETSGAIPKRLERGEPIDVVIMVGDALDKLVQQGRVEDTSHRLLANSKIGVAVPAGSAKPNVSTVEGLKQALLNARSIAYSDSASGEYLSKVLFPRLGIADQIKGKSRMIPAEPVAQVVARGEADLGFQQVSELLPIPGIDFIGEIPEETQQLTPFSAGIVANSKEHAPAQALIDYLTSNEVAPTIRKTGLTPAASTAH
- a CDS encoding ATP-binding cassette domain-containing protein, with protein sequence MIQTSNLTYSYPGSSPIQFPDIDVTQGRVVLLSGPSGCGKSTWLALVAALVKPSAGSLTVASQALGNLSGVAADAWRATTIGFLPQKLHLSAALTVAQNLAMAQWAAGQAEDTSRIRSTLQALGVADLGARKPSQLSGGQAQRVALARAVLLQPKVILADEPTASLDDEAAASAVEMLVQTARQFGATLVIATHDGRVAPMIQPAPDGQPGFTALKLTRQTEGAAA
- a CDS encoding ABC transporter ATP-binding protein, with product MIRLDNLCVGYRRQTALQQVSGFFAAGSLTAVMGPNGAGKSSLLKALVGALPLRSGMLQLSVPISRVAYLPQLAEIDRSFPIHVRDCVMLGAWGAAGAVRRIDADLRARVDQALHTVGLEGVEQRAIGTLSSGQLQRALFARLLVQDAPLILLDEPFNAVDGRTTQTLLEIVAQWHAQQRTVVAVIHDEVQARLHFPQTLLLAREVVAWGKTSDVLQDVHLQRVRRLAESWESDGAGATHEGAWGTPRAVGA
- a CDS encoding sensor histidine kinase N-terminal domain-containing protein, with protein sequence MTRSLKGKLLTWVLFPLLGAVGLNMWVNYRSAVQTATVVQDRLLQGSARIIAEQIRFEDGSFQHLIPPAALELFQSEDVDRIFYKVTVEGGQLLSGYTDLARPEVTAPQDTPFFFNSQMRGKDVRVVALWQPVIGNPTAAPAVVEVAQTTNARQQLIHKLWLQSVVPQLFILAMTMVLIVFGLNRGLLPLRRLRDVIHSRKPGTLEPVIAHELPNELTPLVDSLNDYIRRLEEHVNTHEVFIQNAAHQLRTPFAVLSTQLSYAMRNSQGVGHTESLAAARRTLSRAIRLVNQLLSLSLAQTLDQNKDGASSETTQLTVVVQEVLENLAGLSQEKNIDLGFEDHGDGAVVQGRSLVISEMVMNLVDNAIRYTPSGGHVTVRLHSTQDTSTLVVEDSGPGIAPELREKVFERFFRIDNHDSQGSGLGLSIVRAFAERTGAKVSLDTIANGSGLRACLQFCNAQV
- a CDS encoding glutaminase, with translation MQDILAQISDEARALFGQGKVASYIPALAKVNPRQFGIAVAFTDGQTCSVGDANVPFSLQSISKLFTFVLALKAIGDDVWKRVGREPSGAAFNSMVQLETEHGIPRNPFINAGALVITDILTSHYAHLDYALLGALRKLADAPMLNWNTEVAKSERGTSHRNMAMAYFMKSCGNFHNAPELVLDNYCRQCAVEMNCVQLAQATMFLAHSGRNLGQSGQANAQFLNADDARRVNALLLTCGAYDAAGDYAYRIGLPVKTGVGGGIVAVAPGIGTIAVWAPELDAKGNSVLGGFALERLVELTRWTPHAT
- a CDS encoding FtsX-like permease family protein, with protein sequence MKTIALSWRYLWSRPLGASLNVLLLSLGLASITFLLLVSFQLNKAFDKDLAGIDVVVGAKGSPMQLILCGVFHIDVPPGNIPLKAVKALQQNPMVASVIPISLGDNLRGFRIVGSSHEYVDHYGATLAQGRTWDAPMQVVVGSIVARKLGIQVGNTFVGSHGLGAGGHLHGDHPYTVVGILQPSGTVIDRLIVTDTASVWKVHEDYTAVDDEDRKIMEDEREVTMALIQYKTPLAAMSFPRMVNTTTEMQAAAPAVEISRLLNMLGIGTDVLRAFAGVLLLTAGLSVFIALWSAVRERRSDLALLRMLGAPPAKIAALLMGEALWLGVLSAVIGVAAGQGLTALIGWMLQLDNSLLIGGMVWPIELLWVPAMACGVSLAAAILPAVGAYRVSVLELLQSR
- a CDS encoding MFS transporter produces the protein MTDIQKPAQSRLSTVLRVTSGNFLEMFDFFLYGFYATYISKTFFPSNDEYASLILTFATFGAGFLMRPLGAVILGSYIDRIGRRKGLIVTLGIMALGTVLIAFVPGYATIGIAAPILVLIGRLLQGFSAGVELGGVSVYLSEMASPGNRGFYVSWQSASQQVAIMASAIIGYLLSQWLTPAQIGAWGWRVPFFIGCMIVPVIFVIRRSLQETDEFLARKHHPTFKEILQSIGANWRIVLAGMMMVVMTTVSFYLITVYTPTFGKSVLKLSTADSLLTTFCVGMSNFFWLPVMGALSDKVGRKKILVTFTLLPILTAYPILSWLVANISFENLLVTELWLSFMYASYNGAAVVALTEVMPVHVRTVGFSLAYSLATAIFGGFTPMLSTWLIEVSGDKAAPGYWMTFAAACGLASVFMLYGRRRVARVAVAA